One genomic window of Microbacterium testaceum StLB037 includes the following:
- a CDS encoding NUDIX hydrolase yields the protein MKTDATTPRRIRVSAAVITDADGRLLLVRKAGTTAFMQPGGKPEAGETPAETLARELAEEIRLDVDPAALEPLGEFAAAAANEPGFEVVADVFRVDIGDQQPVLDAEIVELRWVTAATASGIEIAPLAREFFLPA from the coding sequence GTGAAGACGGATGCCACGACCCCACGCCGAATCCGCGTCTCGGCGGCGGTCATCACCGACGCCGACGGGCGCCTGCTGCTCGTGCGCAAGGCCGGGACCACCGCGTTCATGCAGCCCGGCGGCAAGCCGGAGGCCGGGGAGACGCCGGCCGAGACCCTCGCCCGCGAGCTCGCCGAGGAGATCCGCCTCGACGTCGATCCCGCCGCCCTCGAGCCGCTCGGAGAGTTCGCCGCCGCGGCGGCCAACGAGCCCGGCTTCGAGGTGGTCGCGGACGTCTTCCGTGTCGACATCGGCGACCAGCAGCCGGTCCTGGATGCCGAGATCGTGGAACTTCGCTGGGTCACCGCCGCGACGGCATCCGGAATCGAGATCGCCCCGCTCGCGCGGGAGTTCTTCCTGCCGGCGTGA
- a CDS encoding carboxyl transferase domain-containing protein: MGSDRSYRELVDELRERRAVAAEGGPAPARQRHTARGKMLARDRIDALLDVGSPFLEVAPLAAYEMYGGDCPAGGVVAGIGLVHGRHVMVVANDATVKGGSYFPITVKKHLRAQEIAAENRLPCVYLVDSGGAFLPMQDEVFPDRDHFGRIFYNQARMSRDGIPQIAAVLGSSTAGGAYVPAMSDETVIVRNQGTIFLGGPPLVKAATGEVVTAEDLGGGVVHTRVSGVADHLAENDEHALRIVRDIVDTLPPPEQRMPAPAADPARDPRELEDVVPVELTTPYDAREIVARIVDAGSIHEFKREYGETLVTAFARIEGHRVGIVANNGVLFGESALKGAHFIELCDQRGIPLVFLQNIAGFMVGREYESGGIAKHGAKMVNAVACASVPKLTVVVGGSFGAGTYSMCGRAYSPRFLWLWPGARVSVMGGPQAASVLSTVRRDQIEAGGGEWSADEQAAFEAPVREQYERQGSPYYSTARLWDDGIIEPSQTRDVLALALDVVSRSPLDAPGYGVFRM, from the coding sequence ATGGGCTCAGACCGCTCGTACCGCGAGCTCGTCGACGAACTGCGCGAGCGCCGGGCCGTCGCGGCTGAAGGAGGACCCGCCCCAGCCCGCCAGCGCCACACCGCCCGCGGCAAGATGCTCGCCCGCGACCGCATCGACGCGCTCCTCGACGTCGGCAGCCCCTTCCTCGAGGTCGCGCCGCTTGCCGCGTACGAGATGTACGGCGGCGACTGTCCCGCCGGTGGCGTCGTCGCCGGGATCGGGCTCGTGCACGGGCGACACGTGATGGTCGTCGCGAACGACGCGACCGTCAAGGGCGGCAGCTACTTCCCGATCACGGTGAAGAAGCACCTGCGGGCGCAGGAGATCGCCGCCGAGAATCGCTTGCCCTGCGTGTACCTCGTCGACTCCGGCGGAGCATTCCTCCCGATGCAGGACGAGGTCTTCCCCGACCGAGACCACTTCGGTCGCATCTTCTACAACCAGGCACGGATGTCGCGCGATGGCATCCCGCAGATCGCGGCCGTGCTCGGCTCCTCCACGGCGGGAGGCGCGTACGTCCCGGCGATGAGCGACGAGACCGTGATCGTGCGGAACCAGGGCACGATCTTCCTCGGCGGACCGCCGCTCGTGAAGGCCGCGACCGGTGAGGTCGTCACCGCCGAAGACCTCGGCGGTGGCGTCGTGCACACCCGTGTCTCGGGCGTGGCCGATCACCTCGCCGAGAACGACGAGCACGCGCTGCGGATCGTCCGCGACATCGTCGACACCCTCCCTCCCCCCGAACAGCGGATGCCGGCCCCCGCCGCCGACCCCGCGCGGGATCCGCGAGAGCTCGAGGACGTCGTGCCCGTCGAGCTCACCACCCCCTACGACGCGCGCGAGATCGTCGCGCGGATCGTCGACGCCGGCAGCATCCACGAGTTCAAGCGGGAGTACGGCGAGACGCTCGTCACCGCCTTCGCCCGCATCGAGGGGCACCGCGTCGGCATCGTCGCGAACAACGGCGTCCTCTTCGGCGAGTCGGCGCTCAAGGGCGCGCACTTCATCGAGCTCTGCGACCAGCGCGGTATCCCGCTCGTCTTCCTGCAGAACATCGCCGGCTTCATGGTCGGCCGCGAGTACGAGTCGGGAGGCATCGCCAAGCACGGCGCCAAGATGGTCAACGCCGTCGCGTGCGCGTCGGTGCCGAAGCTCACGGTCGTCGTCGGCGGCTCCTTCGGCGCCGGCACGTACTCGATGTGCGGACGCGCGTACTCGCCGCGGTTCCTCTGGCTCTGGCCCGGCGCGCGCGTCTCGGTCATGGGCGGGCCGCAGGCGGCATCCGTCCTCTCCACCGTCCGTCGCGACCAGATCGAGGCCGGCGGCGGCGAGTGGTCGGCCGACGAGCAGGCCGCCTTCGAGGCTCCCGTCCGCGAGCAGTACGAGCGGCAGGGGAGCCCGTACTACTCGACCGCGCGGCTCTGGGACGACGGGATCATCGAACCGAGCCAGACCCGCGACGTCCTCGCCCTCGCTCTCGACGTCGTCTCCCGTTCGCCCCTCGACGCGCCGGGCTACGGCGTCTTCCGGATGTGA
- a CDS encoding MaoC family dehydratase yields the protein MSGIRIIQRGLYFDELEEGATYVHSPGRTVTEADNVLFTTLTMNTQSLHLDAAWSASTEFGERLVNSMFTLSTLVGLSVAQLTQGTIVANLGFSDVRFPAPVRVGDTLFAETLVAGKRLSASRPGQGIVEFAHTMRNQNGVVVAEARRSTLMLTTPDPLPEEAP from the coding sequence GTGAGTGGCATCCGGATCATCCAGCGAGGGCTCTACTTCGACGAGCTCGAGGAGGGGGCGACCTACGTCCACAGCCCCGGCCGCACCGTGACCGAGGCCGACAACGTCTTGTTCACCACGCTCACGATGAACACGCAGTCCCTCCACCTGGATGCCGCGTGGTCGGCGTCGACCGAGTTCGGCGAGCGTCTGGTGAACAGCATGTTCACGCTCTCGACGTTGGTCGGCCTCTCGGTCGCGCAGCTCACCCAGGGCACGATCGTCGCGAACCTCGGCTTCAGCGACGTGCGCTTCCCCGCGCCGGTGCGGGTCGGCGACACCCTCTTCGCCGAGACGCTGGTCGCGGGCAAGCGCCTGTCGGCGTCGCGACCGGGCCAGGGCATCGTGGAGTTCGCCCACACGATGCGCAACCAGAATGGGGTGGTGGTCGCCGAAGCGCGCCGCTCGACGCTCATGCTCACCACCCCCGACCCGCTCCCGGAGGAGGCGCCCTGA
- a CDS encoding HpcH/HpaI aldolase/citrate lyase family protein — protein sequence MHGPALLFCPADRPDRYAKAAAAADTVILDLEDAVAPADKARAREALAASTLDPERVIVRLNAAGTPEHTLDLAAVRSSGYTTVMLAKAESAADVAATPGLRVLALCETARGVMNAPEIAAHPATAGLMWGAEDLIASMNGRSSRFADGRYRVVARTARATVLLAARAHGKDAIDAVHLDIADLDGLRTECEDAAASGFTATACIHPTQVATIRAAYASSDAEREWARAVLAEAQEQPGVFRFRGRMIDEPVLRQAREILR from the coding sequence ATGCACGGTCCCGCCCTGCTGTTCTGCCCCGCCGATCGTCCCGACCGGTACGCCAAGGCGGCCGCGGCGGCCGACACCGTGATCCTCGACCTCGAGGACGCGGTGGCCCCCGCCGACAAGGCCCGCGCGCGCGAGGCGCTCGCCGCGAGCACTCTCGACCCGGAGCGGGTGATCGTGCGGCTCAACGCCGCGGGGACGCCCGAGCACACCCTCGACCTCGCGGCCGTCCGGTCGAGCGGCTACACGACGGTGATGCTCGCGAAGGCCGAGTCCGCCGCCGACGTCGCTGCGACCCCGGGCCTGCGCGTGCTCGCGCTGTGCGAGACGGCGCGCGGGGTGATGAACGCCCCCGAGATCGCCGCGCACCCCGCCACGGCCGGGCTGATGTGGGGAGCGGAGGACCTCATCGCGAGCATGAACGGACGCTCGAGCCGCTTCGCCGACGGCCGATACCGCGTCGTCGCCCGCACCGCGCGCGCGACCGTGCTGCTGGCCGCTCGCGCGCACGGCAAGGACGCGATCGACGCGGTCCACCTCGACATCGCCGACCTCGACGGCCTCCGGACGGAGTGCGAGGATGCCGCCGCCTCCGGCTTCACCGCCACGGCGTGCATCCACCCGACGCAGGTCGCGACGATCCGCGCGGCCTACGCGAGCAGCGACGCCGAGCGCGAGTGGGCGCGCGCGGTCCTCGCCGAGGCGCAGGAGCAGCCCGGGGTCTTCCGCTTCCGCGGGCGCATGATCGACGAGCCCGTGCTGCGTCAGGCGCGCGAGATCCTGCGGTGA
- a CDS encoding TetR/AcrR family transcriptional regulator has product MTATWRATQKANRRASLMRSAAALFAERGFAAVSTVELGEAVGMSGPALYNYFPSKEALLAELLVDASERLLEGGRALVAEAGTPDEVLSRLVRFHLDFATADPDTIRIQDRELAQLPADANHRVRSLQRQYVQEWDAVLASVRPELDAAERQTRLLGTFGLLNSTPHSAGSSGDRAAEILAAMALRALVGRPAEPL; this is encoded by the coding sequence GTGACGGCGACCTGGAGAGCGACGCAGAAGGCCAACCGTCGCGCGTCCCTGATGCGGTCGGCGGCGGCGCTGTTCGCCGAGCGCGGCTTCGCGGCGGTGTCGACGGTGGAGCTCGGCGAGGCCGTGGGCATGAGCGGCCCGGCGCTGTACAACTACTTCCCGAGCAAAGAGGCCCTGCTGGCCGAGCTGCTCGTCGACGCCAGCGAGCGCCTGCTCGAGGGAGGACGGGCCCTGGTCGCCGAGGCCGGGACCCCCGACGAGGTGCTGTCGCGGCTCGTGCGATTCCACCTCGACTTCGCGACCGCCGACCCCGACACGATCCGCATCCAGGATCGCGAGCTCGCGCAGCTCCCGGCCGACGCCAACCACCGCGTGCGCAGCCTGCAGCGTCAGTACGTGCAGGAGTGGGATGCCGTCCTGGCATCCGTCCGTCCCGAACTCGATGCCGCCGAGCGCCAGACCCGCCTCCTCGGCACCTTCGGCCTGCTCAACTCGACCCCGCACAGCGCCGGTTCCTCCGGCGACCGCGCGGCCGAGATCCTCGCCGCGATGGCGCTGCGCGCGTTGGTGGGTCGGCCGGCCGAACCTCTGTGA
- a CDS encoding FtsX-like permease family protein, with protein sequence MSTVLPLARLLSRPSRQGRAAIVLPAVAFAVTTALLLVVAGGARMFLVDPRAQDAGDGFYGILASLALLLLAVPLVTLGAAAARLSSRRRNDRLATLRLLGASGREIWTLTVLEATLVAAAGAVVGVVLYVVLLPLVGLLPFFGGPVGMASVAIDPLLGAGVLVGVVVIAAVSAAASLRRVTVTPLGVRTRSAAPPSRRAALIVGLVALAGVALLVANFAVVGELLGPAIAVAVLLGVFAGGMALLNLVGAPIVAARGRAMARHAKGAAQLVAGRELAAHAGPSWRRVSGMAIVSFIAVVAGCGLAITDVAEGASGAEGTLMADIRTGVLLTLGIAFVLLACAVGVTQAASVLEERDLIVGLDRLGIPDAELRRARRLTVMVPLRWAAIGGAALGGVLSFPIVGISLLVAPLSVATIALTFVAGFALVAAALASTRPIVTGIRRGAM encoded by the coding sequence ATGAGCACCGTCCTCCCCCTCGCGCGCCTGCTGTCGCGGCCCAGCCGTCAGGGCCGCGCGGCGATCGTCCTCCCCGCCGTCGCCTTCGCCGTGACCACGGCTCTGCTCCTCGTCGTCGCGGGCGGCGCACGCATGTTCCTCGTGGATCCCCGCGCTCAGGACGCGGGCGACGGCTTCTACGGCATCCTGGCCTCGCTCGCCCTGCTGCTGCTCGCGGTTCCGCTCGTGACGCTGGGGGCCGCGGCCGCCCGGCTGTCGAGCCGCCGCCGCAACGACCGCCTCGCGACCCTGCGCCTGCTGGGCGCGAGCGGACGCGAGATCTGGACGCTCACCGTCCTCGAGGCGACGCTGGTCGCCGCCGCGGGCGCTGTCGTGGGCGTGGTTCTGTACGTCGTGCTCCTGCCCCTCGTCGGGCTGCTGCCGTTCTTCGGCGGTCCGGTCGGGATGGCATCCGTCGCGATCGACCCGCTGCTGGGAGCCGGTGTGCTCGTCGGCGTGGTCGTGATCGCCGCGGTCAGCGCGGCGGCGAGTCTGCGGAGGGTCACCGTGACCCCGCTCGGCGTGCGGACGCGGAGCGCCGCTCCGCCCTCGCGGCGCGCGGCGCTGATCGTCGGGCTCGTCGCTCTGGCGGGGGTGGCGCTTCTGGTGGCGAACTTCGCGGTGGTGGGCGAGCTCCTCGGCCCGGCGATCGCCGTTGCCGTCTTGCTCGGCGTGTTCGCGGGCGGAATGGCCCTCCTGAACCTCGTCGGCGCGCCGATCGTCGCCGCGCGGGGACGGGCGATGGCCCGTCACGCCAAGGGGGCGGCCCAGCTCGTCGCCGGCCGGGAGCTCGCCGCCCACGCCGGGCCCTCGTGGCGCCGCGTCTCGGGCATGGCCATCGTGTCGTTCATCGCGGTCGTCGCCGGCTGCGGTCTCGCGATCACCGACGTCGCGGAGGGTGCCTCGGGCGCCGAGGGGACGCTCATGGCCGACATCCGCACGGGCGTGCTCCTCACCCTCGGGATCGCCTTCGTGCTCCTCGCGTGCGCGGTCGGGGTGACGCAGGCGGCGTCGGTGCTCGAGGAGCGCGACCTCATCGTGGGCCTCGATCGTCTCGGCATCCCGGATGCCGAACTCCGCCGCGCCCGTCGCCTCACGGTCATGGTCCCCCTGCGCTGGGCCGCGATCGGCGGCGCCGCGCTGGGCGGGGTGCTGTCGTTCCCGATCGTCGGGATCAGCCTCCTCGTCGCCCCGCTCTCGGTCGCGACGATCGCGCTGACGTTCGTGGCGGGCTTCGCGCTGGTGGCCGCGGCCCTGGCGTCGACGCGCCCGATCGTGACGGGAATCCGTCGCGGCGCGATGTGA
- a CDS encoding ABC transporter ATP-binding protein: MTSSPVLTATGLVKRYGALAALDNVSLTIRPGESVAVMGASGSGKTTLLHTLAAVIAPDSGSVVLSPPGTEPTELVGLSESERARVRRTLLGFVFQEHLLLPELTAVENAALPLLLTGMRRTDAERHAAGWLAALGLAGMETRRIGQLSGGQAQRVAIARAQVTGAPVVFADEPTGALDSATSADVLSALLHATTGQGRTLVMVTHDAEVARRCSRIVRLRDGRVIDDTATVASGAAR; the protein is encoded by the coding sequence ATGACTTCCTCCCCCGTCCTCACCGCTACCGGGCTCGTCAAGCGCTACGGCGCCCTGGCGGCTCTCGACAACGTCTCTCTCACCATTCGCCCCGGCGAATCCGTCGCCGTCATGGGCGCGTCGGGCTCCGGCAAGACGACCCTCCTGCACACCCTCGCGGCCGTGATCGCGCCCGACTCCGGTTCCGTCGTGCTCTCGCCCCCGGGCACCGAGCCGACCGAGCTCGTCGGCCTCAGCGAGAGCGAACGGGCACGTGTCCGTCGCACGCTCCTCGGCTTCGTCTTCCAGGAGCACCTTTTGCTGCCCGAGCTCACCGCCGTCGAGAACGCGGCCCTGCCGCTGCTGCTCACCGGGATGAGGAGAACGGATGCCGAGCGTCACGCCGCGGGATGGCTCGCCGCCCTGGGGCTCGCGGGCATGGAGACCCGCCGCATCGGCCAGCTGTCGGGCGGGCAGGCGCAGCGCGTCGCGATCGCCCGCGCCCAGGTGACCGGGGCGCCGGTCGTCTTCGCCGACGAGCCCACCGGCGCCCTGGATTCGGCCACTTCGGCGGACGTGCTGAGCGCGCTCCTGCACGCCACCACGGGCCAAGGCCGCACCCTCGTCATGGTCACGCACGACGCCGAGGTCGCCCGGCGGTGCTCGCGCATCGTGCGTCTGCGCGACGGTCGCGTGATCGACGACACCGCCACCGTTGCTTCGGGGGCCGCGCGATGA
- a CDS encoding biotin carboxylase N-terminal domain-containing protein, translated as MFTTVLIANRGEIACRIIRTLRSLGIRSVAVYSDADAGSRHVHLADVAVRLGPAPAARSYLDVDAVIRAARETGAEAIHPGYGFLAENAAFARACEEAGIVFVGPGAEAIRVMGDKITAKHAVEARGVPTVPGVARAGMTDDELIAAGEEVGYPLLIKPSAGGGGKGMHVVEESAALPEAISAARREAAASFGDDTLFLERYVRSPRHIEVQVLADAHGGVVHLGERECSLQRRHQKVIEEAPSPLLDAETRARIGRAACETARSVDYRGAGTVEFIVSAEAPGEFFFMEMNTRLQVEHPVTEEITGLDLVAQQLRIAAGEPLGFNQDAVTLTGHAIEARVYAEDPASGFLPTGGRVTRVRHPGGEGIRVDTALEDGLDVSVDYDPMLAKIIAWGPDRESARRRLVTALGDTAVFGFATNVAFLRALLEVPDVVAGELDTGLIARELEALTVEAVDERAFAEAALILDATASRSREPWRRRDGWRFGAPAPRRYRLALGGEQRTVEVTGAREMLAVAGPEREGARPARITPHDDGLVSVTLDGLTRTVAAEGDDDGAWIARDGAVRRLTLVRAEHRADATADADPQLVSPMPGTVVAVHVADGTVIGVGDAVMAVEAMKMEHVVRSSVAGTVSLQARVGDVVARGQALAVVAPAAGEEAPRDGAAPGGTDRSGNRGTDDERGAA; from the coding sequence ATGTTCACCACCGTCCTGATCGCCAACCGCGGCGAGATCGCCTGCCGCATCATCCGCACCCTCCGTTCCCTCGGCATCCGGTCCGTCGCCGTCTACAGCGATGCGGATGCCGGCTCCCGGCACGTCCACCTCGCCGATGTCGCGGTGCGCCTCGGGCCCGCGCCGGCGGCGCGGAGCTACCTCGATGTCGACGCCGTGATCCGCGCGGCGCGCGAGACGGGAGCCGAAGCGATCCACCCCGGGTACGGGTTCCTCGCCGAGAACGCGGCCTTCGCGCGCGCGTGCGAGGAGGCGGGGATCGTGTTCGTCGGCCCGGGCGCCGAGGCGATCCGGGTCATGGGCGACAAGATCACCGCCAAGCACGCGGTCGAGGCACGCGGGGTGCCCACGGTCCCGGGCGTCGCTCGCGCCGGGATGACGGATGACGAACTCATCGCCGCGGGTGAGGAGGTGGGCTACCCGCTCCTCATCAAGCCGTCGGCGGGCGGCGGGGGCAAGGGCATGCACGTCGTCGAGGAGTCCGCTGCCCTCCCGGAAGCGATCTCCGCGGCTCGGCGCGAGGCGGCGGCGAGCTTCGGCGACGACACGCTGTTCCTCGAGCGGTACGTGCGGAGTCCGCGGCACATCGAGGTGCAGGTGCTCGCCGACGCGCACGGCGGGGTCGTGCACCTGGGTGAGCGCGAGTGCTCGCTGCAGCGCCGCCACCAGAAGGTCATCGAGGAGGCGCCGTCTCCCCTGCTCGACGCTGAGACCCGGGCGCGCATCGGTCGGGCCGCGTGCGAGACCGCGCGCAGCGTCGACTACCGCGGGGCGGGAACGGTGGAGTTCATCGTGTCGGCCGAGGCGCCGGGGGAGTTCTTCTTCATGGAGATGAACACGCGCCTGCAGGTCGAGCACCCCGTCACCGAGGAGATCACGGGGCTCGACCTCGTCGCGCAGCAGCTGCGCATCGCCGCGGGCGAGCCGCTCGGCTTCAATCAGGATGCCGTCACCCTCACCGGCCACGCGATCGAGGCGCGCGTGTACGCCGAGGACCCGGCATCCGGGTTCCTGCCCACGGGTGGTCGCGTGACGCGCGTGCGGCATCCGGGTGGGGAGGGGATCCGCGTCGACACGGCTCTGGAGGACGGCCTCGACGTCTCGGTCGACTACGACCCGATGCTCGCGAAGATCATCGCGTGGGGGCCCGACCGCGAGAGCGCGCGGCGCCGGCTCGTCACCGCGCTCGGCGACACGGCGGTGTTCGGCTTCGCGACGAACGTGGCGTTCCTGCGGGCGCTGCTCGAGGTTCCCGACGTGGTGGCGGGCGAACTCGACACGGGGCTGATCGCGCGCGAGCTCGAGGCGCTCACGGTCGAGGCGGTCGACGAGCGCGCCTTCGCGGAGGCCGCTCTGATCCTGGATGCCACGGCCTCACGGTCGCGGGAACCGTGGCGGCGTCGTGACGGCTGGCGATTCGGAGCGCCCGCGCCGCGGCGCTACCGCCTCGCGCTCGGCGGGGAGCAGCGCACGGTCGAGGTGACCGGAGCGCGGGAGATGCTCGCCGTCGCGGGACCGGAGCGGGAGGGAGCACGGCCGGCGCGCATCACTCCGCACGACGACGGTCTCGTCTCGGTCACGCTCGATGGCCTCACCCGCACCGTCGCGGCCGAGGGCGACGACGACGGCGCGTGGATCGCCCGCGACGGGGCGGTGCGGCGTCTAACCCTCGTCCGCGCCGAGCATCGGGCGGATGCGACGGCCGACGCCGACCCGCAGCTCGTGTCGCCCATGCCGGGCACGGTGGTGGCCGTGCACGTCGCCGACGGCACCGTCATCGGGGTGGGCGATGCCGTGATGGCGGTGGAGGCGATGAAGATGGAGCACGTGGTGCGATCGAGCGTGGCGGGGACGGTGTCGCTGCAGGCGCGGGTGGGCGACGTCGTGGCGCGCGGGCAGGCGCTCGCGGTGGTCGCGCCGGCGGCCGGCGAGGAGGCTCCGCGCGACGGCGCGGCCCCGGGCGGCACGGATCGCTCCGGGAATCGCGGCACCGACGACGAAAGGGGCGCCGCGTGA